A genomic stretch from Deinococcus sp. YIM 134068 includes:
- a CDS encoding class I SAM-dependent methyltransferase: MTQTAPNYALGSSDQEIARLDGQAASIEAATRLLLRAAGVGPGMRVLDLGTGLGHVAGLVAELVGPGGQVVGLDTSVKLLEVARTRAADHPQVTYVQGDVRNWRDAEPFDAVVGRLILFHLPDAVEVLRHQLTALRPGGLMLVLDFDLGSSRAEPAVPLVTQTLEWVDAAFRSAGANPVMGTGLAMLLEGAGLADVQTFGIQGYLAPDDPRGPALLGGVVGALATQIIAAGIATPEQLGIGTLTQRIAAATQATGAVVLPPALAGAWGRRAS; encoded by the coding sequence CGGCCAGGCCGCCTCCATCGAGGCCGCGACCCGCCTGCTGCTGCGGGCGGCGGGAGTCGGCCCCGGTATGCGGGTGCTCGATCTCGGCACCGGCCTCGGCCACGTGGCGGGGCTTGTGGCCGAACTCGTCGGCCCAGGGGGTCAGGTGGTCGGCCTCGACACCAGCGTGAAGTTGCTGGAGGTGGCCCGCACGCGCGCCGCTGACCATCCGCAAGTGACCTACGTGCAGGGCGACGTGCGGAACTGGCGTGACGCCGAGCCGTTCGATGCGGTGGTCGGACGCCTGATCCTGTTTCACCTGCCGGACGCGGTGGAGGTGCTGCGGCATCAGCTCACCGCGCTGCGCCCCGGCGGCCTGATGCTCGTGCTGGATTTTGACCTGGGGTCGTCCCGCGCCGAACCCGCCGTGCCGCTCGTGACTCAGACGCTGGAGTGGGTGGACGCCGCCTTTCGCAGCGCGGGCGCGAACCCGGTGATGGGAACGGGGCTGGCGATGCTGCTGGAGGGGGCGGGCCTCGCGGACGTGCAGACGTTCGGCATCCAGGGCTACCTCGCCCCGGACGACCCGCGCGGCCCGGCGCTGTTGGGTGGGGTGGTCGGCGCGCTGGCCACGCAGATCATAGCGGCGGGCATTGCCACGCCCGAGCAACTCGGGATCGGGACCCTCACGCAACGTATTGCCGCCGCCACCCAGGCGACGGGAGCCGTGGTGCTGCCGCCCGCGCTGGCCGGGGCCTGGGGTCGGCGGGCCTCATGA
- a CDS encoding aminotransferase class V-fold PLP-dependent enzyme, with translation MNPTDTSSAEWDIAAVRDHFLFPAEGRVVTNNAASTQPPRELLELYRSLAPGYENVHRGQSDASRELTRLFEDAYDTIAQFLGAPSRRSVALYRNTTEAINAVLYSLLTEFRDGDNVVTTMLEHNSNYVPWSALCRDILPRFGRRVDCRLARFDPETGELDLEHLASLIDARTKLVCCTGASNFLGTRPPLETVRDLADASGYVQPNGEERSYLLVDGAQLVPGTFTDVQALGADYLAFSFHKLLAPFGVGVLYAREHLLESSLPFLYGGDMIAEGRVFPGGVEYGPLPWKYAAGTPNILGAIVSAQALRLLHDLALTPTQAHYFGTGRPIERETTRRAMDRISAWNRHLTARALERLEAIPGLTIYGPGDAARRTSLVAFTVAGHDSGDLAHALNDAGVEARAGCHCATLAHHALGLTPAGSCRLSFYLYNTPEEVDVAVDALAAIVAGRRRVRGGRDVPVVGPAGR, from the coding sequence ATGAACCCAACGGACACGAGTTCAGCCGAATGGGACATCGCCGCCGTCCGTGATCACTTCCTGTTCCCAGCGGAAGGCCGGGTCGTCACCAACAACGCCGCCAGCACCCAGCCGCCGCGCGAGTTGCTGGAGCTGTACCGCTCGCTCGCGCCCGGCTACGAGAACGTCCACCGGGGGCAGTCGGACGCCTCGCGGGAGCTGACCCGGCTCTTCGAGGACGCCTACGACACCATCGCGCAGTTTCTGGGAGCGCCGAGCCGCCGCAGCGTCGCCCTGTACCGCAACACGACCGAGGCGATCAACGCTGTCCTGTACTCGCTGCTCACCGAGTTCCGCGACGGCGACAACGTGGTGACGACGATGCTGGAGCACAACTCGAACTATGTCCCGTGGTCCGCGCTGTGCCGCGACATCCTGCCGAGGTTCGGGCGGCGCGTGGACTGCCGCCTGGCCCGTTTCGACCCGGAGACCGGCGAACTCGACCTGGAACACCTCGCCTCCCTGATCGACGCCCGGACGAAGCTGGTGTGCTGCACGGGCGCGTCCAACTTCCTCGGCACCCGTCCGCCGCTGGAAACGGTCCGGGACCTGGCCGACGCCAGCGGTTACGTGCAGCCGAACGGCGAGGAGCGTTCCTACCTGCTCGTGGACGGGGCGCAACTCGTGCCGGGCACGTTCACCGACGTGCAGGCGCTGGGGGCCGATTACCTCGCCTTCTCCTTCCACAAGCTGCTCGCCCCCTTCGGCGTCGGCGTGCTGTATGCGCGCGAGCACCTGCTGGAGTCCTCGTTGCCGTTCCTGTACGGCGGGGACATGATCGCCGAGGGCCGGGTCTTTCCGGGTGGGGTCGAGTACGGCCCGCTGCCGTGGAAGTACGCGGCGGGCACGCCCAACATCCTCGGGGCCATCGTCTCGGCCCAGGCCCTGCGCCTGCTGCACGACCTGGCGCTGACGCCGACCCAGGCCCACTATTTCGGCACCGGGAGGCCCATCGAACGCGAGACGACGCGGCGAGCGATGGACCGGATTTCTGCGTGGAATCGGCATCTGACCGCCAGGGCGCTGGAGCGGCTGGAGGCCATTCCGGGCCTCACGATCTATGGGCCGGGGGACGCGGCGCGGCGCACCTCGCTCGTCGCCTTCACGGTGGCGGGGCACGATTCGGGGGACCTGGCCCATGCCCTGAACGACGCCGGTGTGGAGGCACGCGCCGGGTGTCACTGCGCCACGCTCGCGCACCACGCGCTCGGCCTGACGCCTGCGGGAAGTTGCCGCCTGAGCTTTTACCTGTACAACACGCCCGAAGAAGTGGATGTTGCCGTGGACGCCCTGGCGGCCATCGTCGCCGGTCGCCGCAGGGTCCGGGGCGGACGGGACGTTCCCGTCGTCGGCCCTGCGGGTCGGTGA
- the hpaI gene encoding 4-hydroxy-2-oxoheptanedioate aldolase has product MSGIGNGFLRALRARELQVGLWSALADPYCAEVCAGAGFDWLLIDGEHAPNDVRSTLSQLQALAAYPVAPIVRPPVGETWLIKQYLDLGVQTLLIPMVESAEQARALVAATRYPPRGIRGVGSALARASRWNRVPDYLHRADDEMCLLVQVETRRGLENLGEITAVEGVEGVFIGPADLSASLGHLGQPDHPEVRAAIEAAIAQIVASGRAAGILSSDEAQAREYIALGCTFVAVGVDVTLLARATGDLAARFGRGTGGASTKGDVY; this is encoded by the coding sequence ATGAGCGGGATCGGCAATGGCTTCCTGCGGGCCTTGCGCGCCCGCGAACTTCAAGTCGGCCTGTGGTCGGCCCTCGCCGACCCCTACTGCGCGGAGGTATGTGCCGGGGCGGGCTTCGACTGGCTCCTCATCGACGGCGAGCACGCGCCGAACGACGTGCGCTCGACGCTGAGCCAGCTTCAGGCCCTCGCCGCTTATCCGGTCGCCCCCATCGTCCGCCCGCCCGTCGGGGAGACGTGGCTGATCAAGCAGTACCTCGACCTCGGCGTGCAGACCCTCCTCATCCCGATGGTGGAGAGCGCCGAACAGGCCCGCGCGCTCGTGGCGGCGACGCGCTACCCGCCGCGCGGCATTCGGGGAGTGGGGAGCGCCCTGGCCCGCGCCTCCCGCTGGAACCGCGTGCCGGACTACCTGCACCGCGCCGACGACGAGATGTGCCTGCTCGTGCAGGTCGAGACCCGGCGCGGCCTGGAGAATCTGGGGGAGATCACCGCCGTGGAGGGCGTGGAGGGCGTGTTCATCGGTCCCGCCGACCTCAGCGCCAGCCTGGGGCACCTGGGGCAGCCGGACCACCCGGAGGTTCGGGCGGCCATCGAGGCGGCCATCGCGCAGATCGTCGCCTCCGGCAGGGCGGCGGGCATCCTGTCGAGCGACGAGGCGCAGGCGCGGGAATACATCGCGCTGGGCTGCACCTTCGTGGCGGTCGGGGTGGACGTGACCCTGCTCGCCCGCGCCACCGGGGACCTCGCCGCGCGCTTCGGGCGGGGAACTGGGGGGGCTTCCACGAAGGGGGACGTGTATTAG